From a single Mycosarcoma maydis chromosome 2, whole genome shotgun sequence genomic region:
- a CDS encoding putative SCF complex member Cullin 1 — protein sequence MSGSGFTSSGPSATAAGGSRLPAVHDANATWAFLEPGIDLMMTRLKEGMTYPRYMELYTVAYNHFTSSSLASSSTALGRSSGPFGSKGGTALVGAELYNHLTVYFRTHLEQVRTDSDGLSEEALLRYYATEWDRYTTGANFVHRLFAYLNRYWVKREKDEGHKYVYTVYILALVQWKEHMFRYIQQKGRLVQALLKQIEKQRNGEIIEASLVKKVVDSLVSLGLDESDTNRQNLDVYRQEFEKPFIEATEIYYITESDAFVSQNAATDYMKKAETRLKEEEDRVELYLHASTRTKLVPTCDNVLVRRHSAMLWDEFQELLDSDQADDLYRIYTLLSRIPEGLEPLRRKFEEHVKRVGHSAVEKVMGGGDVGSADTGAATNGAAGSSAATAAAPAASDSLDPGAYVSALLKTHQSNLNTVNVAFRGEAGFLAALDKACRDFANRNKATGASTSKSPELLAKHADALLKKSNKATAENSLEEALADVMVVFKYIEDKDVFQKFYSKMLAKRLVNFASASDDAEASMISRLKEVCGVEYTKKLQTMFTDMGLSKELNDHFKDTMANHYDKTELDVDFYSLVLGRSSWPLQAPTTEFSIPTELLPTYERFQRYYSVKHQGRKLIWLWQLSKNEVKTNYLSQKLQFQTSTFQTAVLLQFNTNDSLTKTQLQQATGLNDATIKPVLGMLSKAKVLVTSSSDPEAYELNANFKSKKLRVNLNLPVKAEQKAESNDVLKTIDEDRRLLLQATIVRVMKSRKQLKHQALIQETVAQVSGRFNPRVSDIKKAIDQLIDKEYLERLEGSKDTYSYLA from the coding sequence ATGTCAGGGTCGGGATTCACTTCCTCAGGGCCCTCCGCCACAGCAGCTGGAGGTAGCCGTCTACCTGCTGTGCACGATGCAAACGCCACATGGGCTTTCCTTGAGCCAGGCATTGATCTCATGATGACCCGTCTGAAGGAAGGCATGACGTATCCACGCTACATGGAGCTCTACACTGTCGCCTACAACCATTTCACCTCATCttcgctcgcttcctcgtcgacggcgCTCGGCCGTTCCTCCGGACCTTTTGGCTCAAAAGGTGGCACCGCCCTCGTCGGCGCTGAACTTTACAACCACTTGACTGTCTACTTCCGCACACATCTTGAACAGGTGCGCACCGACTCTGACGGCCTCTCGGAAGAGGCACTGCTCCGCTACTATGCTACCGAGTGGGACCGCTACACGACCGGCGCCAACTTTGTTCACCGCCTGTTTGCATACCTCAATCGCTACTGGGTCAAGCGCGAGAAGGACGAGGGCCATAAGTACGTCTACACAGTCTACATCTTGGCGCTCGTGCAGTGGAAAGAGCACATGTTCCGCTACATTCAGCAGAAGGGCCGCCTGGTGCAGGCTCTGCTCAAGCAAATCGAAAAGCAGCGAAATGGTGAAATCATCGAAGCTTCGCTCGTCAAGAAGGTCGTGGACTCACTTGTTTCGCTCGGCCTCGACGAGTCGGATACCAACCGTCAGAACCTGGATGTGTACCGCCAAGAATTCGAAAAGCCTTTCATCGAGGCTACCGAGATTTACTATATCACCGAATCCGATGCCTTTGTATCTCAAAATGCGGCTACGGATTACATGAAGAAGGCCGAGACCCGACTcaaggaggaagaggaccGTGTCGAGCTTTATCTGCATGCCTCTACGCGTACCAAACTCGTGCCCACTTGCGACAACGTGCTGGTACGCCGTCACTCGGCGATGCTCTGGGACGAGTTTcaagagctgctcgactcggaccAGGCGGACGATCTGTACCGCATCTACACACTCCTCTCGCGCATCCCTGAAGGCCTCGAGCCGCTGCGACGGAAATTCGAAGAACACGTCAAGCGTGTCGGACATTCTGCCGTCGAAAAAGTGATGGGTGGTGGCGATGTTGGTAGCGCTGATACTGGTGCTGCTACTAACGGCGCTGCAGGTTCTTCGGCTGCTACAGCTGCGGCTCCTGCAGCGAGTGATTCTCTGGACCCAGGCGCGTACGTGTCTGCACTGCTTAAAACGCACCAGAGCAACCTCAACACGGTCAACGTCGCGTTCCGTGGCGAAGCAGGATTCCTGGCCGCACTCGACAAAGCTTGTCGCGACTTTGCTAACCGCAACAAGGCGACTGGCGCTTCGACTTCGAAATCGcctgagctgctcgccaagcacgcGGATGCACTGCTGAAAAAGTCCAACAAGGCTACGGCCGAGAACTCGCTCGAGGAGGCTCTGGCAGatgtgatggtggtgttcAAGTACATTGAGGACAAGGACGTCTTCCAGAAGTTCTACTCCAAGATGCTTGCCAAGCGTCTGGTCAATTTCGCGTCTGCATCAGACGACGCTGAAGCGAGTATGATTTCGAGACTCAAGGAGGTGTGTGGAGTGGAGTACACGAAAAAACTTCAAACAATGTTTACGGACATGGGTCTGAGCAAGGAGCTTAACGATCACTTCAAGGACACGATGGCGAATCATTATGATAAGACGGAGCTAGATGTGGACTTTTATTCGTTGGTTCTCGGGAGGAGTTCGTGGCCGTTGCAGGCGCCTACGACGGAGTTTTCGATTCCGACCGAGTTGCTGCCCACGTACGAGCGCTTCCAGCGCTACTATTCGGTGAAACATCAGGGTCGAAAGTTGATCTGGCTTTGGCAACTCAGTAAGAACGAGGTCAAGACAAATTACCTTTCGCAGAAGTTGCAGTTTCAGACGTCCACTTTTCAGACAGCCGTGTTGCTGCAGTTTAACACGAACGACTCATTGACCAAGACGCAATTGCAGCAAGCGACTGGCTTGAACGATGCCACAATTAAGCCGGTGCTGGGCATGTTGTCGAAAGCCAAAGTGTTGGTGACTTCATCGTCGGACCCGGAGGCGTACGAGTTGAACGCCAACTTCAAGTCGAAGAAGTTGCGCGTAAATCTCAACTTGCCCGTAAAGGCCGAGCAGAAGGCAGAATCAAATGATGtgctcaagacgatcgaTGAGGATCGAAGGTTGTTGCTGCAGGCAACCATTGTCAGGGTCATGAAGAGCAGGAAGCAGTTGAAGCACCAGGCGCTTATCCAGGAAACTGTCGCACAGGTCAGTGGTAGATTCAACCCGAGGGTCTCTGATATCAAAAAGGCTATCGATCAATTGATCGATAAAGAGTACCTCGAGAGACTCGAAGGTAGCAAGGATACCTATTCCTACTTGGCGTAA
- a CDS encoding putative ubiquinone biosynthesis, methyltransferase, giving the protein MVAQRYTLSALRSTLSAASSAPRQSVATSSRTFASTPYNRSDRPPTGSFSPHQNDASSASTSSTNAFSSSRPAATFGMDGSASDHKQTHFGFKTVAEEEKESMVASVFSSVASKYDVMNDAMSLGIHRLWKDHFVSKLDPRGGIKVLDVAGGTGDIALRILDHARTKHFDRETHVTVLDINPSMLKEGQKRFKQTMYWGGPQVSFQLGNAEQLDSSMSVPAEPVRGPNSKHPYLPPLESKPIPDESIDLYTIAFGIRNCTHIDEVLRQAYRVLKPGGVFSCLEFGKVNIPFLAEAYKQYSFNVLPPLGQMLAGDRASYQYLVESIERFPTQPQFARMMKDAGFHLPGSPTATNLGFPAESGSAAGSEDVAGAWEDLTFGVATIWTGIKL; this is encoded by the coding sequence ATGGTCGCTCAAAGATACACACTTTCCGCGCTTAGGTCGACACTGTCGGCTGCCTCCAGCGCCCCCCGTCAGTCAGTTGCTACATCCTCGCGCACGTTTGCTTCCACCCCCTACAACAGATCCGATCGACCACCCACGGGCTCTTTCTCGCCACACCAGAACGATGCTTCCTCtgcctccacctcgtccaccaaCGCGTTCTCCTCTTCAAGGCCTGCTGCAACCTTTGGAATGGATGGATCAGCATCGGACCACAAGCAGACGCATTTCGGTTTCAAGACGGTGGCCGAAGAGGAAAAGGAGTCGATGGTAGCCTCGGTCTTCTCCTCGGTAGCGTCCAAGTACGACGTAATGAACGATGCCATGTCATTGGGTATCCATCGACTGTGGAAGGATCACTTTGtgtccaagctcgacccACGTGGCGGCATCAAGGTTCTCGATGTAGCCGGAGGCACCGGCGATATCGCTCTGCGCATTCTCGATCACGCCAGGACCAAGCACTTTGACCGCGAGACGCACGTAACAGTCCTAGACATCAACCCGAGCATGCTCAAAGAGGGCCAAAAGCGGTTCAAGCAGACCATGTACTGGGGCGGCCCACAAGTCAGCTTCCAGCTGGGCAACGCTGAACAGCTCGATTCTAGCATGTCAGTGCCTGCCGAACCCGTGCGAGGTCCCAACAGCAAACATCCCTATCTTCCTCCACTGGAGAGCAAGCCCATTCCGGATGAGTCGATCGATCTGTACACCATCGCATTCGGTATCCGCAACTGCACCCACATCGACGAGGTTCTTCGACAAGCCTACCGTGTCCTCAAGCCGGGAGGGGTCTTCAGCTGTCTCGAGTTCGGTAAAGTGAACATTCCCTTCCTGGCAGAGGCGTACAAGCAGTACAGCTTTAACGTGCTTCCTCCGCTGGGCCAGATGCTGGCGGGCGACCGTGCTTCGTACCAATACCTAGTTGAGTCGATTGAGCGCTTCCCGACGCAGCCTCAGTTTGCAAGGATGATGAAGGATGCCGGCTTCCACCTGCCTGGTtcgccaacagcaacaaaTCTCGGCTTCCCTGCAGAGTCTGGAAGTGCGGCAGGAAGCGAAGATGTCGCCGGTGCCTGGGAGGATCTCACCTTTGGTGTTGCGACCATCTGGACTGGAATCAAACTCTGA